A section of the Euwallacea fornicatus isolate EFF26 chromosome 12, ASM4011564v1, whole genome shotgun sequence genome encodes:
- the LOC136342702 gene encoding uncharacterized protein codes for MEPRRYVHMGPKPAEEVSCIWRAAHVVVFVLLIGSSSVAAVCVYNILDMYKFNCIIYAKMSFEKRYEDRFKDESNSSEAVFSSAVRNSIGGRPEGVAYAWADIARAANDERRLPYVKEGSNNTGFLNMRKTVFATSYICNLMFFAPLASVIMCIFLVALTGMGGKGGTGNPGNVLPNPWICVYPFLGLCAFMMVLSFIASNLFHKGLGSFCLRYFELTKTKSCSKLMDGFNVQFSPGRKGPPKPFYKNYRVGGYALHVTSALWVLQSLVYIFRISCLADFTLYLTSIKMKNDDVTDPNMAGVVSKQLDSKNKKV; via the exons ATGGAGCCGCGACGTTACGTGCACATGGGGCCCAAGCCCGCCGAGGAAGTGTCCTGCATCTGGAGAG CCGCCCACGTCGTCGTATTCGTCCTGTTGATCGGGTCCAGCAGCGTGGCCGCCGTTTGCGTCTACAACATCCTGGACATGTACAAGTTCAACTGCATAATATACGCGAAGATGTCCTTTGAGAAGAGGTACGAAGATCGATTTAAGGACGAGTCGAATTCCAGCGAGGCGGTGTTCAGTTCCGCTGTGAGGAACAGTATCGGTGGGAGGCCTGAGGGAGTCGCTTATG ctTGGGCCGACATAGCTCGCGCAGCCAACGACGAGAGACGTTTACCGTATGTAAAAGAGGGCTCTAACAATACAGGATTTTTGAACATGAG AAAAACGGTGTTCGCCACCAGTTACATTTGCAATTTGATGTTCTTCGCTCCCCTCGCTTCTGTCATAATGTGCATCTTCCTGGTAGCCCTAACAGGCATGGGTGGTAAAGGAGGGACAGGAAACCCCGGGAATGT ACTACCAAACCCTTGGATCTGCGTTTACCCTTTTCTAGGTTTGTGCGCCTTCATGATGGTCTTGAGCTTCATCGCTTCTAACCTGTTCCACAAGGGATTGGGGTCGTTTTGCTTGCGATATTTCGAACTTACTAAAACCAAATC GTGTTCCAAGCTAATGGACGGCTTCAACGTTCAATTCTCTCCTGGTCGGAAGGGCCCCCCGAAGCCTTTCTACAAGAATTATCGCGTGGGGGGCTATGCGCTACATGTCACTTCGGCCTTGTGGGTGCTGCAGTCGCTAGTGTATATCTTTCGGATATCCTGTCTGGCCGATTTTACCCTGTACCTCACGAGCATTAAGATGAAAAATGACGAT GTGACCGATCCAAATATGGCCGGTGTAGTCTCGAAGCAGCTGGATTCAAAAAACAAGAAAGTTTAG